Proteins encoded within one genomic window of Psilocybe cubensis strain MGC-MH-2018 chromosome 2, whole genome shotgun sequence:
- a CDS encoding Guanine nucleotide-binding protein alpha-3 subunit — protein MFDVGGQRSERKKWIHCFESVTSIIFCTALSEYDQVLLEERSQNRMQESLVLFESVINSRWFLRTSIILFLNKIDVFKNKLPKVPLERYFSEYAGGPDINKAAKYILWKFMQANRARLSVYPQ, from the exons ATGTTCGACGTCGGCGGACAGCGGTCGGAGAGGAAGAAGTGGATACATTGTTTTGAGAGTGTGACGAGTATAATTTTCTGTACGGCGCTGAGCGAGTACGACCAGGTGTTATTGGAGGAGAGATCACAG AACCGCATGCAAGAATccctcgtcctcttcgaATCCGTCATAAACTCGCGCTGGTTCCTCCGCACAtccatcatcctcttcctgaACAAAATCGACGTCTTCAAGAACAAACTCCCCAAAGTGCCCCTTGAGCGGTATTTCTCGGAGTATGCGGGTGGCCCGGATATTAATAAGGCTGCCAAGTATATTTTGTGGAAGTTTATGCAGGCGAATAGGGCGCGGTTGAGTGTGTATCCGCAGTGA
- a CDS encoding Guanine nucleotide-binding protein subunit alpha, whose translation MGGCVSTADRSGKEHSDEIDRQLEEDSKRFKRECKILLLGSGESGKSTIVKQMKIIHQDGFAPHELAEFRPVIYKNVIDSAQQVVVYMKKIGMECVEFSNRALAEKILDFRLDTSAGTQPYFPTEIAEAISQLWKDPIIPKIMDEHSSDFYLMDSAA comes from the exons ATGGGCGGCTGCGTATCCACCGCCGACCGCTCCGGCAAAGAACACTCTGACGAGATCGACCGCCAGCTCGAGGAGGACTCGAAGAGGTTTAAAAGGGAGTGTAAGATTTTGTTGTTAG GCTCCGGCGAATCCGGAAAATCCACCATCGTCAAACAAATGAAGATCATCCACCAAGACGGTTTCGCGCCCCACGAACTCGCCGAGTTCCGTCCGGTGATATACAAGAATGTGATTGACTCGGCGCAGCAGGTTGTGGTGTATATGAAGAAGATTGGGATGGAGTGTGTTGAGTTTTCGAATCGG GCCCTCGCCGAAAAAATCCTCGACTTCCGGCTCGACACATCCGCGGGCACGCAACCTTACTTCCCGACGGAAATTGCAGAAGCGATCTCGCAGCTCTGGAAAGATCCCATTATACCCAAGATTATGGACGAGCATTCGAGTGATTTTTATTTGATGGATAGTGCTGCTTAG
- a CDS encoding Importin subunit beta-3 codes for MESVVPPQITAELTQILSNLILGDNDIRASAEIAVNERLTHTPDLYLLALAQFAITADTEVMRSFSLVLLRRLLFRPAPVLTANNGGPPAPGSDIHQQLQQQQHHLQQQQQQHIPSHATHANRSSLYDHLSHQTLNTLERLLLFSLAHERAGSVRRKTVDTVCDVANQGMARGRPWHALQAQAFSMTHAQGLGGEEGSGGVGGGAVPGWMLRESAYRVFAGCPSLVMDLQIDAVLGVFQRGLQDPEDIEVRHAALLASVAFLSSADATQLAQSISLLSPMLDTLPALSNALSHPPLHAPLPPPTTSSSTYTYAPSRPKTSNYHYLSTFLSTLTPLASTHPILFAPHLQTLLTFLPSLILPPVDCGPTPTVGRPFPVGGGGKVNGNGNGRQGAFLFPPVPGGGGGMRLDDDDGDGGEDDDDASHDERSTLRFSALEFMISLSEARPNMVRKVVGWTEVIVRACLEGMGELEEDGDVGEWLREDPSTASSSAETDAPPALYEQSLDRLACAMGGRAILPPAFQYIPSMMASYDWRVRHAGLMAIAAIGEGIGKVMQKELEKIVDLVTPMFNDSHPRVRYAACQCIGQLCTDLEEIIQHRFHRQLFAVLIPALEDPEPRVHAHAASALINFCEGVERDTLLPYLDPIVERLLKLLNPGGDQTQVRRYVQEQAITTLAMVADASEVTFGKHYPTIMPLLLNVLRNAEGPDYRKLRVKAMECAGLIAIAVGPDVFRPDSKTLVELLMHIQQGPHDPNDNQVGHYLIATWAKVCQALGPEFEPYLALVMPSLLATAGAKADLSLYNDEDEYSDERDGWETIVMDGQTLVPMLLACGKQSGTLTNQMVATVFHQLITCINTEHDATFLASLYKYFSESLRVIGGPEALSQQFHEAVMEATKRQLHSMADRRKARAARVNGTGGPMSMSMGMGDYDRDEMALVEEIEDFALEDMGKMLMCFDPNHPLLVAVAGVRDLGFNTYDSDEDGEEE; via the exons ATGGAATCTGTCGTCCCGCCCCAGATAACCGCCGAGCTGACGCAGATCCTGTCCAATCTCATCCTGGGTGATAATGACATCCGTGCCAG CGCAGAGATAGCCGTCAACGAGCGTCTGACACATACACCCGACCTGTACCTGCTCGCCCTTGCCCAGTTCGCGATCACGGCGGACACAGAAGTG ATGCGCTCGTTTTCGCTTGTTCTCCTccgccgcctcctcttccgccCGGCCCCCGTACTCACAGCGAACAACGGCGGCCCGCCCGCCCCCGGCTCCGACATCCACCAACAactgcaacaacaacagcaccatctacagcagcagcaacagcagcacatACCCTCGCATGCCACACACGCGAACCGTTCCTCGCTGTATGACCACCTCTCGCACCAGACGCTCAATACCCTGGAACGGCTGCTTTTATTCTCATTGGCGCACGAGCGCGCGGGGAGTGTGAGGCGGAAGACGGTGGATACGGTGTGTGATGTCGCGAATCAGGGGATGGCGAGGGGTAGACCGTGGCATGCGTTGCAGGCGCAGGCGTTTAGTATGACGCATGCGCAAGGGCTTGGAGGTGAGGAGGGCTCAGGcggtgtgggtggtggtgcggtGCCCGGGTGGATGTTGAGGGAGAGCGCGTATAGAGTTTTTGCAGGATGTCCGAGCCTTGTGATGGACCTCCAGATCGATGCCGTGCTCGGTGTGTTCCAGCGCGGCTTGCAGGATCCTGAGGATATTGAG GTTCGCCATGCAGCGCTCCTGGCGTCCGTCGCGTTCCTCTCCTCGGCAGACGCCACCCAACTCGCCCAGTCCATTTCCCTACTCTCACCAATGCTCGACACCCTCCCAGCCCTCTCCAACGCGCTCTCACATCCACCATTACAcgctcccctccctcccccgaCAACATCTTCCTCTACATACACCTACGCACCCTCACGACCAAAAACGTCCAACTACCACTACCTATCCACCTTCCTCTCGACGCTCACCCCGCTCGCGAGCACACATCCTATACTCTTCGCACCGCATTTGCAGACGCTTCTGACGTTCCTGCCGAGTTTGATTTTGCCCCCGGTGGATTGTGGGCCGACGCCGACTGTTGGGCGGCCGTTTCCTGTCGGTGGTGGGGGCAAGGtaaatgggaatgggaatgggaggCAGGGTGCATTTTTGTTTCCGCCTGTGccgggaggaggaggggggatgCGTttggacgatgacgatggtgatggtggag aagacgacgacgacgcgtcGCATGACGAGCGGTCTACTCTCCGGTTCTCAGCGTTGGAATTCATGATCTCGCTTTCGGAGGCGAGACCGAATATGGTGAGGAAGGTGGTTGGGTGGACAGAGGTGATTGTGCGTGCGTGTTTGGAGGGCATGGGCGAgcttgaggaggatggggATGTGGGGGAGTGGTTGAGGGAggat CCCTCGACTGCTTCGAGTTCAGCAGAAACAGATGCGCCGCCTGCGTTGTATGAGCAGAGTTTGGATCGGCTCGCGTGTGCGATGGGTGGACGCGCGATTTTGCCACCTGCGTTCCAG TACATTCCATCGATGATGGCGAGCTATGATTGGCGTGTGAGGCATGCTGGGTTGATGGCGATCGCTGCTATTGGGGAAGGGATAGGCAAG GTTATGCAAAAGGAACTGGAGAAGATCGTCGA CCTTGTGACGCCCATGTTTAACGATTCACATCCTCGCGTCCGGTATGCGGCGTGCCAGTGTAT AGGGCAGCTGTGTACAGATCTCGAG GAAATCATCCAACACCGCTTCCACCGCCAACTCTTCGCTGTCCTCATCCCCGCCCTCGAAGATCCCGAACCACGAGTCCACGCGCACGCCGCATCGGCGCTTATCAACTTCTGCGAGGGCGTCGAGCGTGATACCCTCCTTCCCTATCTCGACCCGATTGTCGAGCGGCTGCTGAAGTTGTTGAATCCGGGCGGTGACCAGACGCAGGTGAGGCGGTATGTACAGGAGCAGGCGATCACGACGCTTGCGATGGTTGCGGATGCGAGTGAGGTTACGTTTGGAAAG CATTATCCAACGATTATGCCGCTTTTGTTGAATGTACTTCGGAATGCAGAAGGCCCGGATTATAGAAAGTTGCGGGTGAAGGCTATGGAGTGTGCTGGGTTGATTG CCATCGCTGTTGGACCTGATGTGTTCAGGCCCGACTCGAAGACGCTCGTTGAGCTGCTAATGCATATTCAGC AGGGACCTCATGATCCCAATGATAATCAAGTAGGACACTACTTGATTGCGACGTGGGCTAAGGTGTGCCAGGCTCTAGGTCCAGAGTTTGAGCCGTACCTAGCTCTCGTGATGCCCTCGCTGCTTGCGACGGCTGGTGCAAAAGCAGATTTATCGCTATACA acgacgaggatgaatATAGTGACGAACGTGACGGGTGGGAGACCATCGTGATGGACGGGCAGAC GCTGGTCCCGATGCTTCTTGCGTGCGGCAAGCAGAGTGGTACCCTCACGAATCAGATGGTAGCCACTGTCTTCCATCAGCTCATCACCTGCATCAACACCGAGCATGACGCGACCTTCCTCGCCTCGCTGTACAAATACTTTTCCGAATCCCTACGCGTGATCGGGGGACCCGAGGCGCTCTCGCAGCAGTTCCACGAAGCGGTGATGGAGGCAACGAAACGACAACTACACTCGATGGCCGACAGACGCAAAGCGCGCGCTGCACGCGTTAATGGCACTGGCGGACCCATGAGCATGAGCATGGGGATGGGCGACTACGACCGCGATGAGATGGCGCTCGTAGAGGAAATTGAAGATTTCGCGCTGGAGGATATGGGCAAGATGTTGATGTGCTTTGACCCGAACCATCCGCTACTTGTGGCTGTTGCGGGTGTGAGGGACTTAGGGTTCAATACGTATGATAGTGATGAGGATGGTGAGGAGGAGTGA